A DNA window from Pontiella agarivorans contains the following coding sequences:
- a CDS encoding dihydrodipicolinate synthase family protein, which produces MHKNKTHIAVKNGTHHAAEKIVAELLMREFAQDDSVLVAIGGPGGTGKSTFARVLADGLPDAVILRLDDYKTSRVLRAEKQVFGPHPEANKLDLMQEHFAEIKAGRTFQKPVYDSPTGEARQTEAFVPRQFNLLDGEVSTYPAFREQVDFSIFIDSDWKTQLATRIDRDIETRGYDREKAIATFLQSNLREFSEYGAESKKWADLHLYCDEDYHLEIESVSDTVFLQHHDLFDSDYAEVGLKGLVVPVLTPFSENWKIDERAFIRHLEFLAQHGVHRIMVNGTTAEFFSLLPEERKQLLKLARRYFPGMIIQHAGGTGLEQNKTEVRWANDFGADAVAVLPPIYPSGLPEAGIIQYFQALEAEADVPFLLYNFPKHTGNGITPKILREVPHYGLKDSARNFELMEHTPNYFVGSSTTVFEPVQQGAAGFVSATANVRPELYAAFEMLLVDAKVEEAAVMQQEVKAYSARFSAGGIPMLKESLARKLDGYPTRVRAPLI; this is translated from the coding sequence ATGCATAAAAATAAAACCCATATTGCGGTAAAAAACGGAACGCACCATGCGGCGGAAAAAATTGTGGCGGAGCTGTTAATGCGGGAGTTTGCACAGGATGATTCTGTGCTGGTGGCCATTGGGGGTCCGGGAGGTACGGGGAAGTCAACCTTTGCACGGGTATTGGCAGACGGGCTTCCAGATGCGGTTATACTGCGGCTGGATGACTATAAAACATCGCGGGTGCTGCGGGCGGAAAAGCAGGTTTTCGGCCCGCACCCGGAAGCGAATAAGCTGGATTTAATGCAGGAGCATTTTGCTGAGATTAAAGCCGGCCGGACGTTTCAGAAACCGGTATATGATTCGCCTACAGGAGAAGCCCGGCAGACTGAGGCCTTCGTTCCGCGGCAGTTTAATCTACTGGATGGTGAGGTTTCGACCTATCCTGCATTTCGCGAGCAGGTTGACTTTTCAATTTTTATTGATTCCGATTGGAAGACGCAGCTGGCCACGCGGATTGACCGCGATATTGAAACGCGGGGGTATGATCGGGAGAAAGCAATTGCCACATTTCTGCAGAGTAATCTGCGCGAATTTTCCGAATATGGTGCGGAAAGTAAAAAATGGGCAGACCTGCATCTTTATTGTGACGAGGACTATCATCTGGAAATTGAGTCCGTGTCCGATACGGTTTTCTTACAGCATCATGATCTTTTTGATTCTGATTATGCAGAAGTGGGACTGAAGGGGCTGGTGGTGCCGGTGCTGACGCCGTTTTCCGAGAATTGGAAAATCGATGAACGTGCATTTATCCGGCACCTTGAATTTTTAGCGCAGCATGGGGTGCACCGGATTATGGTGAATGGTACGACGGCGGAATTTTTCTCGCTGCTGCCGGAGGAGCGGAAACAGCTGCTGAAACTGGCGCGGCGGTATTTTCCGGGAATGATTATCCAGCATGCGGGAGGAACCGGGCTGGAGCAGAATAAAACCGAAGTCCGCTGGGCGAACGATTTCGGGGCGGATGCGGTAGCGGTTCTGCCGCCGATCTATCCGTCGGGATTGCCGGAAGCCGGTATCATTCAGTATTTCCAGGCATTGGAAGCTGAGGCGGATGTTCCGTTTCTGCTTTATAATTTCCCGAAACATACGGGGAACGGAATTACCCCGAAAATACTCCGTGAAGTGCCGCACTACGGGCTGAAGGATTCTGCGCGGAATTTTGAACTGATGGAACACACGCCGAACTATTTTGTGGGATCGAGTACGACTGTTTTCGAGCCGGTGCAGCAGGGTGCTGCAGGTTTTGTTTCGGCCACGGCCAACGTGCGGCCCGAACTCTATGCCGCCTTTGAAATGCTGCTGGTCGATGCAAAAGTAGAGGAAGCTGCGGTGATGCAGCAGGAGGTCAAGGCCTACTCGGCGCGCTTCAGTGCCGGTGGTATTCCAATGCTTAAGGAGAGCCTGGCGCGTAAACTGGACGGCTATCCGACGCGCGTACGCGCGCCGCTGATTTAG
- a CDS encoding DUF1302 family protein: MKIKKILLFLISTFTVQVSSFALDTELHGFAETRAGARTQDDPAQNQMSLGETRLQLDALTYFDAAELQIRTDFLYDGLQDDLHKIDLDRGTGFMDLRELNLLFTPIPSADVKIGRQILTWGTGDLLFINDLFPKDWNSFLLGRDEDYLKAPSDALFVSWFPAIGSFDFAYMPKFDPDRYVDGSRLSYWNGMDITGDEFTAEKRNEWFKDHEFSARFYRPVLSWEGSLYAYHGFWKSPVGYDLSANDYYFPRLNVYGASARGAVGNTLMNVEIGYYDSRENSSAFKNVPNDEVRFLSGYEREIGNELTAGFQYYVEWMQDYGGYSGTRDEFRHVLTLRLTKMAMNQNLMLSLFTFYSPSDQDTYIRPNATYTISDHWQASAYANVFLGEHDYTFFGQLQDNSNLGLSLRYSF; encoded by the coding sequence ATGAAAATTAAAAAGATCCTTCTCTTTCTCATTTCAACTTTCACCGTCCAGGTTTCAAGCTTCGCGCTCGATACCGAACTGCACGGTTTTGCCGAGACGCGTGCCGGGGCCCGGACGCAGGATGATCCGGCGCAGAACCAGATGAGCCTCGGCGAAACGCGGCTGCAGCTCGATGCGCTGACCTATTTCGATGCGGCGGAACTCCAGATCCGCACCGATTTCCTCTACGACGGACTGCAGGATGACCTCCACAAAATCGACCTGGACCGGGGCACCGGCTTTATGGACCTGCGGGAACTCAATCTCCTGTTTACGCCGATCCCTTCCGCCGACGTCAAAATCGGCCGGCAGATTCTGACCTGGGGCACCGGCGACCTGCTCTTCATCAACGACCTGTTTCCCAAGGACTGGAATTCCTTCCTGCTCGGGCGCGATGAGGACTATCTGAAAGCCCCGTCGGATGCCCTCTTTGTCAGCTGGTTTCCAGCCATTGGAAGTTTCGACTTTGCCTATATGCCGAAATTTGATCCCGACCGCTATGTCGACGGCTCCCGCCTCTCCTACTGGAACGGCATGGATATCACCGGCGATGAATTTACCGCAGAGAAACGTAATGAATGGTTTAAGGACCACGAATTTTCAGCACGTTTTTACCGCCCGGTACTGAGCTGGGAGGGTTCGCTTTATGCCTATCACGGATTCTGGAAAAGCCCCGTCGGCTATGACCTCAGCGCAAACGACTATTATTTTCCGCGACTGAACGTCTACGGCGCCAGCGCCAGAGGTGCTGTCGGCAACACACTCATGAACGTGGAGATCGGCTATTACGACTCCCGCGAAAATTCCAGTGCCTTTAAAAATGTTCCCAACGATGAAGTCCGCTTCCTCTCCGGCTACGAGCGGGAAATCGGCAACGAACTGACCGCCGGCTTTCAGTACTATGTTGAGTGGATGCAGGATTATGGCGGCTATTCCGGCACGCGCGATGAATTCCGCCATGTGCTGACCCTTCGCCTGACCAAAATGGCCATGAACCAGAACCTAATGCTCAGCCTCTTTACCTTCTATTCGCCATCCGATCAAGACACTTACATCCGTCCGAATGCGACCTATACAATTTCCGACCACTGGCAGGCCTCGGCCTACGCAAACGTATTTCTCGGCGAGCACGACTATACCTTTTTCGGCCAGTTGCAGGACAACAGCAATCTCGGCCTGAGTCTTCGGTACAGCTTCTAG
- a CDS encoding outer membrane lipoprotein-sorting protein, protein MKKLITAITAVTLALGAYAEMSVNDIVNKANEASYYAGNDGKADVEMKIIDKSGSTRTREFTLLRMNVKDGNQKFYVYFKQPADLYKQVFLVWKETGEGKNDSRWMWLPALNLKREIAPGDKRTSFVGSDFVYEDVSGRNLSEDTHELIETTDTQYIIKNVPKDPDSVEFSYYTMKIDKDTFLPRHAEYYDKTGKLYRTVEATKVETIQGYPTVIESVVSDLNTGGKTVNTFSDINYDIGLKENIFTERFLRRPPREVTR, encoded by the coding sequence ATGAAAAAGTTAATTACAGCAATTACCGCAGTTACACTGGCCCTCGGTGCCTATGCTGAAATGAGCGTGAACGATATCGTCAACAAAGCCAACGAAGCGTCCTACTATGCCGGGAACGACGGCAAGGCCGATGTTGAGATGAAGATCATCGACAAGTCCGGCTCCACCCGCACCCGCGAATTCACCCTGCTGCGCATGAATGTGAAGGACGGCAACCAGAAGTTTTATGTCTACTTCAAACAACCGGCCGATCTCTATAAGCAGGTCTTCCTCGTCTGGAAGGAAACCGGCGAAGGTAAAAATGATTCGCGTTGGATGTGGCTCCCCGCCCTCAATCTGAAACGCGAAATTGCGCCGGGCGATAAACGCACGTCGTTTGTCGGCTCCGACTTTGTCTATGAAGATGTTTCCGGCCGCAACCTGAGCGAAGATACCCATGAACTGATCGAAACCACTGATACGCAGTATATCATCAAGAACGTGCCGAAGGATCCGGACAGCGTGGAGTTTTCCTACTACACCATGAAGATCGACAAGGATACTTTCCTGCCGCGGCACGCGGAATATTACGATAAAACCGGCAAGCTCTACCGCACCGTCGAGGCCACGAAAGTGGAAACGATCCAGGGCTATCCGACCGTCATCGAATCCGTCGTCTCCGATCTGAATACGGGCGGCAAAACGGTCAACACCTTCTCCGACATCAACTATGACATCGGCCTGAAGGAAAACATCTTCACCGAACGCTTCCTGAGAAGACCGCCGAGGGAAGTAACGCGCTAA
- a CDS encoding efflux RND transporter permease subunit: MKRLKMTSLSIRFPWIILLVVTAVTLFFGAQFPKVSFDNDPENMLAEDEHIRVFHNEVKARYNLYDFVIVGIVNEEHEDGIFNVETLGRIDALTRELISLHRNADGQPEVIRNGEPYAPALESDSAWERGLAGVFGNDVNRLFTEDGSSAIIAPEIISPSVVDNIKQADRGQLAIEYLMEVPPTTRAEALSIKRDAMNNPLYKDTLVSADGKAIALYIPIQEKTYSYNVANLIEKLTAGWDNADQVYITGQPVAQDTFGVEMLVQMATSAPMAGLAIFLLLLFFFRRISLIIAPMIVAVVSVVATMGLLIGLGYDVHIMSSMIAIFLMPIAVADSVHILSEFFDTYHKFHNKADTIRHVIGHLFMPMLYTSLTTIAGFASLGTTPIPPVQVFGLHVAFGVALAWLLTMTFVPAYIMLFVRSKSLEAVCHVQDQDSCDVSPSRLNRTLHGLGRFSFLRWKLILSATLLLLVVSVIGISRITVNDNPVKWFTRNHRIRVADRVMNDHFGGTYTAYLTLKPAQVLAATCDERIETMKADAEARFAEALPKAYAEFESILSTAEFKQDEERCFVDLVQKAEALDRKTSGVWNDLADEIIYLDPEGLTKEKLVEAIRKAGDKASVNHLIQYLSDQGELAGAELQNAALNFCDRFLELSFTDFLYEARATANAPAFKRPEILAYVEHLQDYMKTVPGIGKSSSAVDSLKKANYELNYMAEASAEQNQQFNSIPPNPSAAAQVFIQLEGMKKKDSLFHLVTKDYNEVNIWIQLKSGDNTDMVAVVDDIENWMSENPAPVQLETGWAGLTYLNVVWQDKMVAGMMNALLSSFVVVLIMMMVLFRSPLFGLLAMLPLTVTITFIYGLIGWVGKDYDMPVAVLSSLTLGLSVDFAIHFLQRSRELTGKAGNWKDAVGQMFEEPAMAISRNAIIISIGFTPLLFAPLVPYKTVGFFLATIMAVSWLATLFILAALISGLQKWLFKNKETTDSY, translated from the coding sequence ATGAAACGCTTGAAAATGACATCGCTCAGCATCCGCTTTCCCTGGATCATCCTGCTGGTCGTCACGGCCGTCACCCTCTTTTTCGGGGCGCAGTTCCCGAAGGTGAGCTTTGACAACGATCCGGAAAACATGCTGGCGGAGGATGAACACATCCGCGTGTTCCACAACGAGGTCAAAGCACGCTACAACCTCTACGATTTCGTCATCGTCGGCATCGTGAACGAGGAGCATGAGGACGGCATTTTTAATGTGGAGACGCTGGGCAGAATTGATGCCCTCACCCGCGAACTGATCAGCCTGCACCGGAATGCCGACGGCCAGCCGGAAGTGATCCGCAACGGCGAGCCCTATGCCCCGGCGCTTGAATCGGACAGTGCCTGGGAGCGCGGGCTGGCGGGCGTATTCGGGAACGATGTCAACCGCCTCTTCACCGAGGACGGCTCCTCGGCCATCATTGCGCCGGAAATCATCAGTCCGAGTGTGGTGGATAACATCAAGCAGGCCGACCGCGGTCAGCTGGCCATCGAATACCTGATGGAAGTGCCGCCGACCACCCGCGCGGAAGCGCTCTCCATCAAACGCGACGCGATGAACAACCCGCTCTATAAAGACACGCTGGTTTCCGCCGACGGCAAAGCGATTGCCCTCTATATTCCGATTCAGGAAAAGACCTATTCCTACAACGTCGCCAACCTGATTGAAAAACTGACGGCCGGCTGGGACAACGCCGACCAGGTCTACATTACCGGCCAGCCCGTGGCGCAGGATACCTTCGGCGTGGAAATGCTGGTGCAGATGGCCACCTCCGCCCCGATGGCCGGCCTGGCGATTTTCCTGCTGCTGCTTTTCTTCTTCCGCCGCATTTCCCTGATTATTGCGCCGATGATCGTCGCCGTCGTGAGCGTTGTGGCCACCATGGGCCTGCTGATCGGGCTGGGCTACGACGTGCACATCATGAGCTCCATGATTGCCATCTTTCTGATGCCGATCGCCGTGGCCGATTCCGTGCACATTCTCAGCGAATTTTTCGACACCTATCATAAGTTCCACAACAAGGCGGACACGATCCGCCACGTCATCGGGCATCTCTTCATGCCGATGCTGTACACCTCGCTGACCACCATCGCCGGGTTTGCCTCGCTGGGCACCACCCCGATCCCGCCGGTACAGGTGTTCGGCCTGCACGTCGCGTTCGGTGTGGCCCTCGCCTGGCTGCTGACCATGACTTTTGTTCCCGCCTACATTATGCTGTTTGTACGATCGAAATCCCTGGAAGCGGTGTGCCACGTACAGGACCAGGACAGCTGCGATGTTTCGCCCTCGCGGCTTAACCGCACCCTCCACGGACTGGGCCGGTTTTCCTTCCTGCGCTGGAAGCTGATTCTGTCCGCAACCTTGCTTCTGCTCGTGGTTTCCGTCATCGGCATATCCAGAATCACTGTGAACGACAACCCGGTCAAATGGTTCACCCGGAACCACCGGATCCGCGTGGCCGACCGCGTGATGAACGACCACTTCGGCGGCACATACACCGCCTACCTCACGCTCAAACCGGCGCAGGTGCTGGCCGCAACGTGCGATGAACGGATTGAAACAATGAAAGCCGATGCCGAAGCCCGTTTTGCCGAGGCGCTGCCGAAAGCCTATGCCGAATTTGAATCCATCCTGTCCACCGCGGAATTTAAACAGGATGAGGAACGCTGCTTTGTTGACCTCGTTCAAAAAGCCGAAGCGCTGGACCGGAAAACATCCGGAGTCTGGAACGACCTCGCCGACGAAATTATTTATCTCGATCCCGAAGGCCTCACAAAAGAAAAACTGGTTGAAGCCATCCGTAAGGCCGGCGACAAAGCATCTGTAAATCACCTCATCCAGTATCTGTCGGATCAGGGTGAGCTGGCTGGAGCTGAACTGCAGAATGCCGCACTGAATTTCTGCGACCGTTTTCTGGAACTCTCCTTCACCGACTTCCTTTACGAAGCGCGCGCCACAGCCAATGCCCCGGCTTTTAAGCGCCCGGAAATCCTGGCCTATGTCGAGCACCTGCAGGATTATATGAAAACGGTTCCAGGCATTGGAAAATCAAGTTCGGCGGTAGACTCGCTCAAGAAGGCGAACTATGAACTGAACTACATGGCCGAGGCCTCCGCTGAGCAGAACCAACAGTTTAATTCCATCCCGCCGAATCCCTCCGCCGCCGCGCAGGTCTTCATCCAGCTCGAGGGCATGAAGAAAAAGGACAGTCTGTTTCATCTGGTCACCAAGGATTACAACGAGGTGAATATCTGGATTCAGCTCAAGAGCGGCGACAATACCGACATGGTCGCCGTCGTGGACGACATCGAAAACTGGATGTCCGAAAATCCCGCACCGGTTCAACTCGAAACCGGCTGGGCGGGACTCACCTATCTCAACGTCGTATGGCAGGACAAGATGGTGGCCGGCATGATGAATGCGCTGCTCAGCTCCTTCGTGGTGGTCCTCATCATGATGATGGTGCTGTTCCGCTCGCCGCTCTTCGGGCTGCTGGCCATGCTGCCGCTGACCGTAACCATCACCTTCATCTACGGGCTGATCGGCTGGGTCGGCAAGGATTACGACATGCCGGTGGCGGTGCTCTCTTCGCTGACCCTCGGCCTCAGCGTCGACTTTGCCATCCACTTTCTGCAGCGCTCGCGCGAGCTGACCGGAAAAGCCGGCAACTGGAAAGACGCGGTCGGCCAGATGTTCGAGGAACCGGCCATGGCCATCAGCCGCAACGCCATCATAATTTCGATCGGCTTTACGCCGCTGCTGTTTGCACCGCTGGTGCCCTACAAAACGGTCGGGTTCTTTCTCGCCACCATCATGGCCGTTTCCTGGCTCGCCACCCTCTTTATTCTGGCCGCTTTAATCTCCGGCCTGCAGAAATGGTTATTTAAGAATAAGGAAACCACTGATTCGTACTGA
- the ilvA gene encoding threonine ammonia-lyase, translated as MLTIDRIKDAANTLENVVLHTELIHSPVFSEESGNQVYLKPENLQLTGAFKLRGAYFKMANLNDAEKACGVISSSAGNHAQGVALAAQKLGVKATIVMPKNTPLIKIEATRRYGASVVLAGDFYDEAYAEARRLEKEKGHVFIHPFDDEEVMAGQGTIGLEILQDLEHVDAILVPIGGGGLIAGIATAVKALRPEVKVIGVEPEGACAMKKSLEAGRIVPMKKVDTIADGVAVKNPGVKTFEIIRDLVDDIITVPDTGLMESFLLLLERHKLVAENSGVLALAALHELGSKGWNVVPVVSGGNIDVVTMSAMIDNGLVRRGRICCFSVNLPDEPGQLLAVSNILSDENANIIKLDHNQFKSLDRLKEVQLEVTVETNGHAHVGSILGALEQHGYQVDRIY; from the coding sequence ATGTTAACCATTGATAGAATTAAAGATGCGGCAAACACCCTGGAGAATGTGGTGCTGCATACCGAGCTGATTCACAGTCCGGTGTTCAGCGAGGAGTCGGGAAATCAGGTTTATCTGAAACCGGAAAACCTGCAGCTGACCGGAGCATTCAAGTTACGCGGGGCCTATTTTAAAATGGCGAATCTGAACGATGCGGAAAAGGCGTGCGGTGTGATTTCTTCATCGGCCGGAAACCATGCGCAGGGCGTGGCTCTGGCGGCGCAGAAGCTGGGGGTGAAGGCGACGATTGTGATGCCGAAAAATACGCCGCTGATTAAAATCGAGGCGACGCGGCGATATGGAGCTTCGGTTGTTCTGGCGGGCGATTTTTATGACGAGGCGTATGCCGAAGCGCGGCGCCTGGAAAAAGAAAAAGGCCATGTTTTCATTCATCCGTTCGATGATGAAGAGGTGATGGCCGGTCAGGGGACAATCGGACTGGAAATTCTCCAGGATCTGGAACATGTGGATGCGATTCTGGTGCCGATCGGCGGTGGGGGACTGATTGCCGGAATTGCGACGGCGGTGAAGGCATTGCGGCCGGAGGTCAAGGTGATCGGCGTGGAACCGGAGGGGGCGTGTGCGATGAAGAAATCGCTCGAAGCCGGGCGCATTGTTCCCATGAAAAAAGTGGATACGATTGCCGATGGCGTGGCGGTGAAAAATCCGGGGGTGAAGACCTTTGAAATTATCCGGGATCTGGTGGACGACATTATTACGGTTCCGGACACCGGACTGATGGAATCGTTTCTCCTGCTGCTGGAACGCCATAAACTGGTGGCGGAAAATTCGGGGGTGCTGGCACTGGCGGCGCTGCATGAGCTGGGTTCCAAAGGCTGGAATGTGGTGCCGGTGGTGAGCGGCGGAAATATCGATGTGGTAACGATGTCGGCCATGATTGATAACGGTCTGGTGCGACGCGGCCGCATCTGTTGTTTTTCGGTTAATCTGCCCGATGAGCCGGGCCAGCTGCTGGCGGTTTCAAACATTCTTTCGGATGAAAATGCCAATATCATTAAGCTTGATCATAACCAGTTTAAGTCGCTCGACCGCCTGAAAGAGGTGCAGCTGGAAGTGACGGTGGAAACGAACGGCCATGCCCACGTCGGCTCCATTCTCGGTGCGCTCGAACAGCACGGTTATCAGGTCGACCGGATCTATTAG
- a CDS encoding DUF2202 domain-containing protein: protein MTPKLFLVLVLGSITAGWMLQPALAGKGRGKGRGGQTVAVIAEAEIADLLFMREEEKLARDVYISLFAEWGTGVFDRISASEQKHMDAVLGLINKYGLADPALDFGHFADPELQELSESLVVAGLGSELEALYVGALIEEVDMEDIVDAMGRTDKTDILNVYGNLLAGSENHLRAFVRNIEAITGAAYEAQWISQTEVDDILGR, encoded by the coding sequence ATGACACCTAAATTATTCCTGGTGCTCGTACTGGGCAGTATAACCGCCGGTTGGATGCTGCAACCGGCTCTGGCCGGAAAAGGAAGAGGAAAAGGAAGAGGCGGACAGACTGTTGCCGTGATCGCGGAAGCGGAAATCGCGGATTTGCTCTTCATGCGCGAAGAGGAAAAACTGGCGCGCGATGTCTACATCTCGCTTTTTGCTGAGTGGGGGACCGGTGTGTTTGACCGTATCTCCGCTTCTGAGCAGAAGCACATGGATGCCGTGCTTGGGCTGATCAATAAATACGGACTCGCTGATCCTGCTCTGGATTTCGGCCATTTTGCCGATCCGGAGCTGCAGGAACTTTCTGAGTCGCTGGTGGTGGCCGGGTTGGGATCCGAGCTCGAAGCTCTTTATGTCGGTGCCTTGATCGAGGAAGTCGATATGGAGGATATTGTTGATGCAATGGGGCGTACGGACAAAACCGACATTCTGAATGTGTATGGCAACCTGCTGGCCGGTTCTGAAAACCATCTCCGGGCCTTTGTGCGGAATATCGAGGCCATCACCGGCGCAGCGTACGAAGCGCAGTGGATTTCCCAGACTGAGGTCGACGACATTCTGGGGCGTTGA